cagtaccaaaaaaaaaatcctttccgaTCATGTCATAAAAAGTGCCTTTAACGAGATACGATCATTGAATGGGAATTTGCTTAAGAAACCCTAAGATCAAATGAAGAGATTATTTAGACGATCTTATATGAAAGCTTAAACCCTCCCAATGTAGTGGGgatttcttccccttttctcttttggaTGATAGTTAAATAGCAGTATTAGTTACAAGCTTGGTTGCAGTGTTCTTATCTTGTGGGCTGGTTTCCAAAAACCAGGTGCTGCTGACTTTACCAGGGATCCTCATACCTCGGAATGCAAACCACTCACTACAAGGCCTCTCTGTGTCCACCCTAGAGCTTGAGCTCAGACTCAAGGGTAGGAGGACCTGCAGATAGGGGACTCTTTGGTTTGAGGACCATTGCTCACTCTTCCTGCCTTTGACCATCACACCCCATACCCTCATTTCCTCCCTCTCtaatgccaaaaaacaaaaatggtttgTCCTGGATCATCAGGTATTCTATTGTTATCAAAGAGAGGAACCCTATAAAAGGAGCTGAAGAAACCACCCTCTTTCCAACTCCATTTTAAccatattttatgtaataaactGTCCACTTTAGTCCCTTACTGATGGACCTCTTCTGAGAAGAACTATTCCAAATCTTTTTAGCCCTCAGGTtactaagataaataaatatatataaaacctttattattttctgtatcgCTGGATAATACATTCAGGTGGTGCTGGGTGATGATTGTATCTGAACCTAGGTATATCCCTTGGTCTTCCACAGTCCTGTTGAGGTGGGCTGCTTGGTGTGGTAAAGAGCCAGGTGTCACTTCACCCCAGCCTTTGCATCAAGCTCTCAATAGAGGATATACTCTTTACATTTAACCCCAGTATAGATAATGGACATTCTCCACCTCCAGATTCCCCCTTTTTATTAACACCAGAGATAATAAATAATGCCACCACCCTAGCTTAGATAGGGCACATTATGAACCGTATGAGCCTCAAGGTTTATTAGGTGCAGAGAGCACAGGCATGACATAGAATCATGCACTTAGACAGCAAACCATAATCTGCTAGGATGACAGGTTTTGGATGTGGGGACTCGCCAGCAAGCATTGTACTCTCATCTCTATGAGCCCCTTGGAGTGTTTGTGGTTTATTGGGGGagggtggggtttttttttttttttttgtgggggggctGTTTGTTTAAATCAAACCTGAGGCTGGTGATGAGTAGCTACACACCCACAGTATGTATTCTGTGAGTGCTAGTTCTCTTAAATTTGGATATTGGTTATTTTTTATAGAGTGTAAACCAAGTTTTATATTCTATAATGCAAACAGGTACCtatctgtttctaaataaaaccgTTTACATTCATTGTGGATGTGCGTCTTTCATTCTTGTGGGAATGGAGCTCTAGCTTAGAATTATGGATGCTGTGTTACAGAAAAGGACCTCCTAGAAGATTCAGCACACCACTCAATCTCAGAGAAAGTACTACCTTCTCTCAAACTGATTACTCCTTTTCTCCTATTTCTGAAATTGCCTAGTATCCTCTCTCATAGCTATAACCCTTCTGAGCTATTTGTAGGCCATGTCACTGGAGAGGAACCCAGCTGCTCATTGCATACCTGATACCAACAGACACCATTCTTTGTATGATAGATATACGCGTTTATCTTGGGTTTTATTCAAAAAGGCTCTTCTTCAGGGAGTAGAAGGAGGCTATAAAGTGAAACACTTTGATATAGTTTATAAGGGATAATAAGATATGCAAATTAATTTTGAGACTATCAAGGtaattaaactattttaataaacGCACAGCTTAAGACATATATTGATTTAGCCAAATGCAGGCAGGGGGAAGCACCTAAGAATAAACCTGGCTCAGGGGCTTCTAGACATAGTTATCCCTACCAAAGCTGTAGCAGTTACTTACAGAGATAGCATAAGGAAGTTCTCTCACATTCATTTGGGGTCTACcaaggggttttttgtttttgttttttgattttatatatatatatatttctaaagcaTTTTAATTCAGAATACATCACTTCAGAACTGATCCTCAGTAGGGGGAGAAAGGTCACTAAAAAGGAACACAAGTGTTATCTACACTCTGAAAAACCAGCTATGCTCTTTTATGGTTCTCCAAATGCTGTAAAGGGTGCCTCTTAGGAGTAGAAACTGGTGATTGTTGAAATGGCTTTTGGGTGGTCTGAAGTAGACCTTGCTGAAACAGCTTTATAGACAGGAAGGgaatagtagaaaaataaaaaattgatttcaCAAAACTGCCCTCATTCCCCTTCCCATCTCCTTACTGTGTTGTTAGTGGTTAGGTTTTTGATGGAGAACATGAAAACTTACTTAAATGACGTTCTAGTTGGCTGCAAACAGGTCAACATGGGTTTCCTAGTTGGGACCAACTTTGCTAGAAGAGACAGTGGAAACTTCTGTTTTCTGGGAGCTGGACACCTCAGATTCATCTGTCATGGGCTTCCTACACACCATCTCCATGATACAAGCTCGGAACTGGAGGGAAAGGCAGAATTGGAGATAGTTCCCATGGCAGATGAATAAAAGGAAGATAACATCAGGAAGTATAGggggaaagttttattttttgtatcccAACAGCCTCTCACAGTGCCTTATACCCAATATCTCAGGTGGTTTTGATTGTCTTCCTTATCCTGATACCTAGCTAAATTCCAGTCTAGAATCACTTGTTTCTACACACTAGAGTTTGAAAGGGAAAGGTTTCAAAACCTTTTCAGAGCCCTTTCTTGAGagtagattgattttttttttttttttggctcaagTTCTATCCTTCCTGGATTCTATTATCTTAAATACCATGCCTTCCTCCCTGTGCTTACCAGGGGCGTTCTAGCCTCCTTGAGGTTCCCATGGCTTCCCTTGTTCACTCCTAGAAACCCTCTGAGTAGGTCTAGGGTGTTCTGAGTTAAAAggtgttggaaaaaaaaaaaaaacagtgacttTATGGACCAGGACGTTATGGGAATGTGATAGACAACTTTACCTGCTTATTCATGAAGCTGTAGATAATGGGGTTGTAGACACAAGAGCTCTTAGAGAAGAAGGCAGGAATGGTGACAAGCCGTAAGTCCAGCCCATGGTTGCGGTTGTTGACCATGTACATGGCCAGGGCAGCATAGGGCACGTAGCAGACACAGAAGGAtcccaccatcactaccaccatgcGGCTCACCTCcctctcagccttctgagttgtaGCTGACTCCTGCTGCTGAGCTGCCACCTGGGGCAGAGCATAGAGAGCATCGCATCACTCTTTCCCCCAGTCTTCCAATCCCAGATCTCTGGACCCTTTTCTACTGGGAACATTCACTCTGATTGCCTTGCTTCTGGCCAGGTTCTGTTGCTTTCCTCCCTTGAGGATAGCAGGGTGGAGGTAGCTTTCTGGTCTACAGTGATGGAAGGGATCACATGGCTACATCTCTTTACACCAATTTAAGCAGCAATACTCCCTTATTCGTTCCATTtcatatcccccctccccccgccaccGCTTCCTTTACTGCTTTTTAGATACCCGTTTATCTGGCCATGAACATTTCCAGATACCTTATGTTCTACAGCATGTCCCTACTCTTCCATCTCTCCTGGAGACCCCTGGTCTGCTCCTCCCTGATTCTCAAAAACCACTCACAGTTCTGAGGGTCCTCAGCAACTGAGCATAGGAGAAGCAGATGAGGCCAAGAGGTAAGATGAAGCAGAAGATGAAGAGGAACCAGGTGTAGTATTCACTGCGGTATTTGGTGCCCACAGTGTACCAGTCTGGACCACAGGAGCACTGAAGGCCCTCAGGAATGAACCTGCAAAGGACCAAGAACTCATTTACTCTGGGTTCTCCACAAGAATCAGTGGAGTAGGGCTGAGAATCCTGGATTGTGTTCTCCACTTAGAACCCAGAGAGTGCCAGGTTTGGGGCAGagggattt
This genomic interval from Marmota flaviventris isolate mMarFla1 chromosome 1, mMarFla1.hap1, whole genome shotgun sequence contains the following:
- the Opn1sw gene encoding short-wave-sensitive opsin 1, translated to MSEEEEFFLFKNISSVGPWDGPQYHIAPVWAFHLQAAFLGFVFFAGTPLNAIVLVATLRYKKLRQPLNYILVNVSLGGFIYCMFSVFVVFVNSCHGYFVFGRHVCALEAFLGSAAGLVTAWSLAFLAFERYIVICKPFGNFRFSSKHALVVVLATWIIGVGVSIPPFFGWSRFIPEGLQCSCGPDWYTVGTKYRSEYYTWFLFIFCFILPLGLICFSYAQLLRTLRTVAAQQQESATTQKAEREVSRMVVVMVGSFCVCYVPYAALAMYMVNNRNHGLDLRLVTIPAFFSKSSCVYNPIIYSFMNKQFRACIMEMVCRKPMTDESEVSSSQKTEVSTVSSSKVGPN